The DNA segment ACATCGGCGTTGTACCCATAGACGAGGATATTAGCATGTTGGTCTTTGAGTGCGGCAGGCAAGAGGTCGACGGGCCAGTAGACGCCATTTTCGCGCGAGGTCCAAGTCTTGAGGGGGTCGCCGTTGAGGccgtggacgaggacgatgtcTGCTTTTGCGAGCGGGTGGGCGTAGACAGTTGTGAACTCGTagcgggaggggggcaggGTGATTTTGCCTTCGAGTTGGTCCTAAATGGTGGTTAGTGACGGGTTGAAAGGGGTCTTTGCTGAGAACGGCCCCGGTCCGTGAGGCAGGTGTGGTCTACCTGTCCGCGCCGCTTGTCGACAACACTGAAGACAGGATAGAACATGATGATATGTAAGCACTCACCATTCTTTCTTGCTTTTTGTGGAGAGCCGTTCGACGGACAGGAATGAGATGAAAGAAAAATGAGAGTTGACCATTAGTTCCTCCTTGGCATCCACGACGACAAGGAGAAAACTACTGGATGTGAAAGCCGTGATCAAAGCGAATGAGTAAAAGAAAGTCTTATACCATGAGTTTGCCTGGTTACTATGCAACAAGCCACCAGCAAAAAAAGGTGACCAAGGCTCAGTCTTGTATAGAAACCACTACCGATCCGGTTTTCCAGATCATCAGAAACATAGACACAATAGTCGGTCGTGTGCGACATGATTCAGTCTTTACTTACACGCCCGCTCACCTTCGGGCGAGAAGTAGGATGGAAAAGCAGCACATCACCCATCACAGTCATCAGCGGACCTCAACACACGAGCGCCTACAGTGCCCATTGTTTTGCCCCATTGAGGCAGCTGGGCAAGACAAAATGCGACGGAGCAAGGTTGGAAAAAGAGAGCAACTGTCACGAGCCCAGGTGGTTTGAGTGACCATCTGGCAGTGACCACCTGAGCATGTGCagtggttggttggagtAAGTAGTTGGGGTAGCGTTCAACCTGTTTCATTTGACCGGCACAGAAACAACTCGACCAAAGGGACCTTGAAGGAACGGTCCGTCGGCTGTTGGCTCAAGATTGTTGCAGTTTGAGTGTATGCTATTGGCTTTGTCTTGCTCGAGTCCGTGATGTAGCTGTGACCTGAAGCCTTCTCAGAAGTTTGCGAGGTACTGCGCACAAGCACACATCCCAAGGCTGTCCGGCTCAAGGCTGTGTGCCACATTCGGGACCGGTCCCCGCCTTGGCTTTCTGTGACTTTGGAGTGACCGGCAGTTGAGCGCATGGGGGTGGGTTGCATCTGGGGCTGGGCTGCCTATCAAAGATGACTGTTCAGATGCGAGTGTTGCGCGTGGCGGGCAAAGGCTAACGTCAGACTTGTGGAACATGACGGTTTGTATAAACGACAATACTTCAAAAACCTGACATTGAGAAAGCTAATAGTGCGAGCAAGAAAACGCACGTAAAAAGCATGGAATACTGTCTCGGGAAGTCTGTCCGCGAATCGAGTTCCGTTAAGCACATCGAATTCGCCAGGTCTGGTCGTTTTTAAACAAAAGATAGACCTCTTGCTAGCTGGCGAGAGTGACCCTGATGGGAGAACTAATGGCCGTTAAATTGGAGAAGGATAGACTCTGAGCGATAGCCCTTGTCTAGCCGGGACGAGGCAGGGTGACACCAAGGGCTTGACGGTGCTGTTCTGCTCTACCAGCGTCCCATGGAGAACTGCATGTTCGGCCGTTCCTGGTGATGACTATCACATATGGGCGCTCCAGCTGACCCTGGAGAAAACCGGCCGTATTGATGAGAGGATACAACTACGAGCAGGGAATGCTCAAAGGTGCCATGCAGTCGGACAATAGTTGACAAGCAACGTTCGGTACAACCTCTAGAATGTTCATGTGGGACAACGCCAGCTGCGCTAAACTCTAATTCGAGAACAGTGAGCTTGTCAGATCAACAGGTGGGGTGTGAACAGAGACCGCGCTTGTGGCGCAAACCACGATACGAGTGTTTGTAAGACAACTGGACGTGGTGAGGTTACCACGGGCTTCTTCGGTTCGAGATGACCCCCACGATCTTGGGTGTCAAACTGTCTGGGTGGTGCAATCGATGGTCGTTATGCCCTTGGCGCAAGCATGAGAACGTATTCCCTGGTGCTGGAGCCGAACTGAACCATGTCCTTATTCCGTAGCTCCAAATAGCGACTCTCTGGGATCTTGTCGCCGTTGAGCATGGTGCCATTGGCGCTCTCGAGGTCTATCAGGTATGGTTTCACCCGGCCAATCTTGTCGCCAAACTCGTTCCGCTTCTCGGCGTATCGGAACTGAATAACGGCATGCTGCTTGCTGATGCTTGGATGTTCGGCAAGAAGATCGACAACGGCTTGCTCCCTCCCAACTAGCCAGCAGCTGCGACTGCCAAGATCGATAGTATCAACAATCTCTTCGCCCTTGAAAACAAACAGCTTCCACTCGTCGCGTGGTGAAGGTTTCCGTGCCTCTGCTGGTTCATGGTATTTTAGGGTGATGGTCGTTCCGTCCGCTTGGGTCACCGAGTTGGAAGCAGCAGCCAGGGCGCCCGAGTTGCCGAAGTTGGGCTTTTCCTTGGGCTTCTCAGGCTCGCCGCCGTTACTGACTGCAAAAGAGTCATCCTGGGAGGGCAAGGGGCCACGATGTTTGACAAGATTTCGCTGGCTATCCGACCTTGCCTCGCGCGGCGCGCTCGGCCGTGAGGGTGAATGTCGACCCTCTGAACTACGATGGCGCCTCCGACGTTCTCTGCCGCTATTACCCGAGTCGCCATCGTCGCGTGGCTTCCTGCTGTCTCGTTCCGCACTCCTGTCCCTGTGGCTGCGGTGATCTCGGTCCCGATCTCTGTGGccatccctttcccttctcctttcccTGTCTCTATCTCTGTCTCTTGAGCGATCCCGACCTGTTGGCGACCTTGAGCGCCGTCTATGTCCGCGCTCGCGAGATCGTGTTCGGTAGCTGCTGCCTCTCTCTGTGTCTTCTTCCCGATGCTTACTTTTGCGGCCTTCGGCGCCGTCTCTTGGCTCCCTGTTCCTGTCGTGCTTTGTCGAACGCGACCTGTGGCTATCTTGTCTTGGAGAGTGGTCGCCCATTGTTACTGATTTTGAACCCTAACCCAAAAAAGTCGAAGTGAATGGTTTTTCTGTGTGTTGATTCAAAGGGCAGGTTCAAAGGGTCGATAACAGCAATTGCTGGAGGTGAATGCGCGACGCCTTTCATTCAGTGGGGCTTCCAGCAGCCAGCTCGCAGGGGGCCCGCAGCCTGGGCGTT comes from the Podospora pseudocomata strain CBS 415.72m chromosome 5, whole genome shotgun sequence genome and includes:
- a CDS encoding hypothetical protein (EggNog:ENOG503P0KY; COG:T): MGDHSPRQDSHRSRSTKHDRNREPRDGAEGRKSKHREEDTERGSSYRTRSRERGHRRRSRSPTGRDRSRDRDRDRERRRERDGHRDRDRDHRSHRDRSAERDSRKPRDDGDSGNSGRERRRRHRSSEGRHSPSRPSAPREARSDSQRNLVKHRGPLPSQDDSFAVSNGGEPEKPKEKPNFGNSGALAAASNSVTQADGTTITLKYHEPAEARKPSPRDEWKLFVFKGEEIVDTIDLGSRSCWLVGREQAVVDLLAEHPSISKQHAVIQFRYAEKRNEFGDKIGRVKPYLIDLESANGTMLNGDKIPESRYLELRNKDMVQFGSSTREYVLMLAPRA